The genomic segment AAGTCGTCCCCATTGAAATTCTCCAGACCGGCGAAACGGGCGTCATTGTCGACGTATCCGGCGACGACAAAACCGTGAGTCGTCTGGCCGAAATGGGAATCCGCTGCGGTTGCGAATTCACCATCAAGCGGAAGGATTGTCCGACACTGATCACGGTCAATGGTCACGATATCCTGCTCCGCTGCGGCCAGGCCGCGATGATTCTCGTTTCCGCCGGAGCAGCTTCGCAACTCGTCTGAAACTCGCCTTACGCCCTGCCAGAGGCCGACTTC from the Rubinisphaera margarita genome contains:
- a CDS encoding FeoA family protein; translation: MNCGPEVVPIEILQTGETGVIVDVSGDDKTVSRLAEMGIRCGCEFTIKRKDCPTLITVNGHDILLRCGQAAMILVSAGAASQLV